TGGCGATCAGCAGCATTGCCAGTACGACCGCTATCCCCGCGACCATTGTTGGATTCCTGGCAGAGACTTTCCTGAGGCTCGTCAGTAGCCCACCAACCACTTCACGAGTGGTTGCCGGCTTGAGGGTGATGCCTGCCCGTGGTTCCTCCGCCATCAGTACCTGACTCGCGGATCGAAGTAGGCGTAGGAGATGTCTACTAACAGGTTCACGAAGACGTAGACGCAGGACACCACCAGTATCACGCCCTGGATTATCGGGTAGTCGCGGGCGAGGATCGAATTTATCAGGAGCCTGCCGAGTCCCGGTATGGCAAAGACGCTTTCGGTCACTACCACACCGCTCAGGACGCCGGCGATCCCGAGTCCTATTACCGTCATGATCGGGAGTGCCGCGTTTCTAAGAGCGTGACGGATCAGGACCGACCTTTCAGCCAGACCCTTGGCTCGCGCGGTCCGAACGTAGTCCTCACTGAGTATCTCCAGAACGGTTGCCCTTGTCATACGGGCTATCAGGGCCATCAGGATCACACCGGTCGCGACGGCAGGCATGATCATTCGATGGAGAAATGGCAGGAAGCCTTCGGTCGGGGCAACGTATCCCGCGGCTGGAAAGAGATCCAGTTGGACAGCGAAGAGGTAGATCATCAGGAAGCCCAACCAGAAGACGGGTATTGAAAACCCCAGGGTCGCAAATACCATGACGAATCTGTCTACCCAGGTATTCGCCTTCCAGGCGGCGAGAACACCAAGAGGTATTGCCAGGCTAACTGCAATTATCTCGGTTAGGATCGCGAGTGAGATCGTTGGAACAGCCCACTGGCGGATCAGGTCGAGCACTGGGTGTTTCGAGACTATGGAACGGCCAAGGTCTCCTTGAAGGATGTCTCTAAACCAGATTCCCAACTGCACGGGGAGCGGGCGGTTCAGTCCAAGCTGCTCGCGGATGGCTTCGACCTCTCCCTCGAGCGCCTCATGACCGGCGATGAGTGCAGCAGGGTCCCCTGGCGACAGACGGATTAGGGCGAACACAACGAGCGACACAACCAGCAATACCGGAATTGTGGACAATATCCGTCTGACTACGTATCCGGTCATACCGATCCTTGCAGCGAAAGTCCTGGGAAGGGTCGGAGAACGTGGTGTCGGAAGGGCGACATCTGCACGCCTCCGACCTCTTCCTCTAGTTGGAGTGGCCTAATGGCAGTGGGCGCTCAAGCGGGTTTTCCGCCTATTCGCGGCCCTCTACCCAAACATTGTTGTAGTTCTGCATCCCCTTGATCACGGTGAAGTTCTTGACCCACTTGCGGTATGGGGTCGTCAGGAAGAACTGTCCCAGGCCGAGGAAGGGGACATCATCCCAGAACAGGTCCTCGATTTCGCTGACGATTCGGGCCCGATCCTTGGGGTCCATGGCAGAGGCGTATTCGTTTGAGAGTTCCACCATCCTTGCACTCTCGTAGCCCGTGCGGGCGGAGCCGTTAACCCAGCCGTCGGTAATTGGGTCATGGATCCCGTAGAAGCCATGCCATGTGCTGTGCATGTGCCAGAAGTCCAGGTCTCCTATGTGGGATATCAGGGTCGCCCAGTCCATTCCTGGCATATCTACGTTGACACCTATGTCCTCCATCTGCTGCTTGAACACAGGGCCCAGAGGAGTGATTGTGCCGTAGTCATTGGGGTTCATCAGCAGAATCGGTTCACCGTTGTAGCCCGACTCTGCGATGAGGTTCTTCGCATGCTCTATGTTCTTCTGGTTGTACCGATCGTCACCCTCGTGGGACTCCAGAGGCGTGCCGCAGTGGAAAACGGTTGCGCAAAGCGTCCAGAGTTCCTCAGGGCCCAGCGCCGCCATATAGGCTGCAGGGTCGATTGCCGCCAGAACTCCCTGGCGGAACTTCACTTCGCTGGTTG
This is a stretch of genomic DNA from Dehalococcoidia bacterium. It encodes these proteins:
- a CDS encoding ABC transporter permease, whose amino-acid sequence is MTGYVVRRILSTIPVLLVVSLVVFALIRLSPGDPAALIAGHEALEGEVEAIREQLGLNRPLPVQLGIWFRDILQGDLGRSIVSKHPVLDLIRQWAVPTISLAILTEIIAVSLAIPLGVLAAWKANTWVDRFVMVFATLGFSIPVFWLGFLMIYLFAVQLDLFPAAGYVAPTEGFLPFLHRMIMPAVATGVILMALIARMTRATVLEILSEDYVRTARAKGLAERSVLIRHALRNAALPIMTVIGLGIAGVLSGVVVTESVFAIPGLGRLLINSILARDYPIIQGVILVVSCVYVFVNLLVDISYAYFDPRVRY